One segment of Methylotenera versatilis 79 DNA contains the following:
- the ccmB gene encoding heme exporter protein CcmB: protein MSTGFISIIQRDLLQAFRNRSDIATTVFFFVMVASLFPLAVSPDPAILRQLGPGVLWVAALLACMLSLSRLFASDYADGTLEQLVISPHSLSLLTLGKIVAHWLVSGLPVVLLSPLLALQYGMHSQSLWILALSLLLGTPALSLIGAIGAALTLGVRGSGLLIALLVLPLYIPILIFGAGAVTASQTGISAEANLSLLAASTLLALLLAPFASATALRIAVE from the coding sequence GTGAGCACTGGCTTTATTTCCATTATTCAGCGCGACCTTTTGCAGGCGTTTCGCAACCGTTCGGATATCGCCACGACGGTGTTCTTTTTTGTGATGGTAGCTAGTTTGTTTCCTTTGGCCGTGAGTCCTGATCCTGCCATTTTGCGCCAGTTAGGTCCGGGCGTACTCTGGGTGGCAGCGTTATTGGCATGTATGCTTTCTTTATCCAGGCTATTTGCTTCTGATTATGCCGATGGCACGCTTGAGCAACTGGTCATTTCTCCACATAGCCTTAGCCTGTTGACCTTGGGCAAAATCGTGGCGCATTGGCTGGTGTCTGGCTTACCTGTGGTATTGCTCTCACCATTATTAGCCTTGCAGTACGGCATGCACAGTCAAAGTTTGTGGATATTGGCGTTGTCCTTATTGTTAGGCACACCTGCTTTAAGCCTGATTGGGGCTATCGGTGCTGCATTAACGTTGGGAGTACGAGGTAGCGGCTTGCTGATCGCGCTATTGGTGTTGCCACTTTATATACCTATTCTCATTTTTGGCGCTGGCGCGGTAACGGCTAGTCAAACTGGTATTAGTGCAGAGGCGAATCTGTCGCTTTTGGCGGCTAGCACTTTATTGGCGCTGCTATTAGCGCCTTTTGCCAGCGCAACCGCCTTACGCATCGCAGTTGAATAA